The following proteins come from a genomic window of bacterium:
- the mfd gene encoding transcription-repair coupling factor, with translation MKNLLNSLFKGNDTSYIKKLTEKGEVYTIRGGNKSFFSALIAYFFTEIQKNFIVVLPDELFADTFFNDVKSFIEKKEDIKLLPSPEIFLKDEDRISPVMFERVSVFTEIASGEKPFLLIAQPLSILKKIPSMDAFKKRCIYCNTGDNIRRDKFISSLLDYGYEQTDVVEEPGDFARRGYIVDVFPLDREFPVRVEFSGNYIKSIRRFEVASQVSFEKINKFKIIPLNERFVGEEETYITEDIKNVRVFIIEPERFYNSRLFGEIKKAGYFSEDVFDTLIKKAVILEDKMSSDRKCEVFYFNVLPVSERFNLTEPFKWIPFSQEKIFIFSDNVSQETRLKDILKERDIDISAIKFFQGGISSGFFFPQAGITILSNDELFGRYRVRRYTGRHYAETIPVKSYSEIKEGDYVVHYNEGIGIFKGMKLLDTGDIREEFAVIEYERGDRLYVPLNQIPLIHKYIGTGKPKVSTLGGKGWIKIREKVRESIRDIAADLYQLYITRKRERGFVFMPDEEFQKIFDSSFIYTETEDQQKAIDEVKKDMMSDIIMDRIVCGDSGYGKTEVALRAACKAVISGKQVAVLVPTTVLALQHFLTFKERFADFPVRVEMLSRVITPLEQKEVLEELREGKIDIVIGTHRLLQEDVRFNNIGLLIIDEEQRFGVIHKEKIKREFKNIDVLTLTATPIPRTLYMALSGILDISVIETPPQGRLSVITYVGRYNEKLVREAIIRELERKGQVFYLHNRIYDIEKVRDKILNMLPFAPAVEIAHGRMNPGTLASIMKRFSAGEIDILVATSIVESGIDVPRANTLIVDNAHTFGLADLYQLRGRVGRYKWRAYAYFFYPDPSCLSKEAKERLSAIQQLNKPGSGYKIALKDLEIRGAGNILGRQQHGFIQQVGFELYCMFWKEIMGEIRKERGVEHFKIKKIPVIPYEYIQSPAIRLYLYRRIAEIKDKKDIYGLVEEMKDRFGPPPEEWVGLLNNINGYQ, from the coding sequence ATGAAAAACCTTTTAAATTCTTTGTTCAAAGGGAATGACACTTCTTATATAAAAAAACTGACTGAAAAGGGCGAGGTATATACAATAAGAGGTGGAAATAAATCTTTTTTTTCTGCACTGATTGCGTATTTTTTTACAGAGATTCAAAAAAATTTCATCGTTGTTCTTCCCGATGAACTCTTTGCTGATACATTTTTTAATGATGTTAAGTCATTTATTGAGAAAAAAGAAGATATAAAACTTCTTCCTTCTCCAGAGATTTTTCTTAAGGATGAAGACAGGATATCTCCTGTTATGTTTGAAAGGGTGAGTGTTTTTACAGAAATCGCTTCTGGAGAAAAACCATTCTTACTTATTGCTCAACCATTATCAATTCTTAAAAAAATTCCTTCTATGGATGCTTTCAAAAAAAGATGTATTTATTGCAATACGGGAGATAATATACGAAGGGATAAATTCATTTCTTCCTTACTGGATTATGGGTATGAACAAACAGATGTGGTTGAAGAACCAGGGGACTTTGCCAGAAGGGGATATATTGTAGATGTTTTTCCTCTGGATAGGGAATTCCCTGTGAGAGTGGAGTTTTCAGGGAATTATATTAAATCCATAAGAAGATTTGAGGTGGCAAGCCAGGTCTCTTTTGAAAAGATAAACAAATTTAAGATAATACCACTTAACGAAAGATTTGTAGGAGAGGAAGAGACATATATTACTGAGGATATTAAAAATGTGAGGGTTTTTATCATAGAACCTGAGAGGTTTTATAATTCCCGGTTATTTGGCGAAATTAAAAAGGCAGGATATTTTTCTGAAGATGTATTTGATACACTGATAAAGAAAGCAGTGATACTGGAAGACAAAATGAGTTCTGACAGAAAATGTGAAGTATTTTATTTTAATGTTTTACCTGTCTCTGAAAGGTTCAATCTAACCGAACCGTTTAAATGGATACCTTTTTCACAGGAGAAAATCTTTATATTTTCAGATAATGTTTCTCAAGAGACCCGATTGAAAGATATATTAAAAGAAAGGGATATAGATATATCTGCAATAAAATTCTTTCAGGGTGGTATCTCCTCTGGATTTTTCTTTCCCCAAGCAGGTATTACTATCTTGAGTAATGATGAACTATTTGGAAGATACAGAGTGAGAAGATATACAGGCAGGCACTACGCAGAGACAATACCTGTGAAAAGTTATTCTGAAATAAAGGAAGGTGATTATGTTGTACATTATAATGAGGGTATCGGTATTTTCAAAGGGATGAAATTACTTGATACAGGAGACATAAGAGAAGAATTTGCTGTAATAGAGTATGAAAGAGGGGATAGATTATATGTGCCACTTAACCAGATACCTCTTATCCATAAGTATATAGGGACAGGAAAGCCTAAGGTATCTACACTCGGAGGTAAGGGCTGGATAAAAATCAGAGAAAAGGTCAGGGAATCAATAAGGGATATTGCAGCAGACCTCTATCAACTTTATATAACAAGGAAAAGGGAGAGGGGTTTTGTATTTATGCCGGATGAGGAATTTCAGAAGATATTTGACAGTAGTTTTATTTATACAGAGACAGAAGACCAGCAGAAAGCAATAGATGAGGTTAAAAAAGATATGATGTCAGATATTATTATGGACAGGATTGTATGCGGGGATTCTGGATATGGAAAGACAGAGGTGGCATTGAGGGCAGCATGTAAGGCAGTTATAAGTGGCAAGCAGGTTGCTGTGCTCGTCCCTACAACTGTTCTTGCACTCCAGCACTTTTTAACTTTTAAAGAACGTTTCGCTGACTTTCCCGTAAGGGTAGAGATGCTTTCAAGGGTTATTACTCCTTTAGAGCAGAAGGAAGTTCTTGAGGAGTTAAGAGAAGGAAAGATTGATATAGTTATAGGAACTCATAGGTTGTTACAGGAAGATGTTAGATTTAACAATATAGGACTGCTTATTATTGATGAAGAGCAGAGGTTTGGCGTCATACATAAAGAAAAGATAAAAAGAGAATTTAAAAATATAGATGTTCTTACACTTACCGCAACACCTATACCGAGAACTCTCTATATGGCTCTTTCAGGAATATTGGATATAAGTGTGATAGAGACCCCTCCACAGGGACGGCTTTCAGTGATTACCTATGTTGGTAGATATAATGAGAAACTTGTAAGAGAAGCAATTATAAGAGAACTTGAAAGAAAGGGACAGGTCTTTTATCTTCACAACAGGATATACGATATTGAAAAGGTAAGAGATAAAATACTTAATATGCTTCCTTTTGCCCCAGCAGTAGAGATAGCACATGGAAGGATGAATCCCGGAACACTTGCCTCTATTATGAAGAGGTTTTCAGCAGGGGAGATAGATATTCTTGTGGCTACAAGTATTGTAGAAAGTGGTATAGATGTACCGAGAGCAAATACCCTGATTGTAGATAATGCCCATACATTTGGACTGGCAGACCTTTATCAGTTAAGAGGTAGGGTTGGTAGATATAAATGGCGTGCTTATGCGTATTTCTTTTATCCTGACCCTTCCTGTCTTTCAAAAGAGGCAAAAGAACGTCTATCAGCCATACAGCAGTTGAATAAACCAGGAAGTGGTTATAAGATTGCATTAAAGGACCTTGAAATAAGAGGTGCGGGGAATATACTCGGAAGGCAACAGCATGGATTTATCCAGCAGGTTGGTTTTGAACTGTACTGTATGTTCTGGAAGGAGATAATGGGAGAAATCAGAAAAGAAAGGGGTGTAGAACACTTTAAAATCAAAAAGATACCGGTTATACCATATGAATATATACAGAGTCCTGCCATAAGATTGTACCTTTACAGACGTATCGCAGAAATCAAAGATAAGAAAGACATTTATGGACTGGTTGAGGAAATGAAAGACAGATTTGGTCCTCCACCTGAAGAATGGGTGGGTTTGTTAAATAATATAAATGGATATCAATAA
- the xseB gene encoding exodeoxyribonuclease VII small subunit, whose protein sequence is MVDNKLTYKKAISELEEIVREIENEEIDVDNLLDKVKRASFLIKYCKAKLRDTEAEVKEVLSSLEEDKENK, encoded by the coding sequence ATGGTTGATAATAAACTCACCTATAAAAAAGCGATTTCTGAACTGGAAGAGATAGTAAGAGAAATAGAGAATGAAGAGATAGATGTTGATAATCTTCTTGATAAGGTAAAGAGGGCATCGTTTCTTATCAAATATTGTAAAGCAAAATTGAGAGATACAGAAGCAGAAGTAAAAGAAGTCCTTTCTTCTCTTGAAGAAGACAAAGAGAATAAATAG
- the xseA gene encoding exodeoxyribonuclease VII large subunit, whose product MATEILTLREFLEQVRNVFEVAYPLQYKITAEIARLNIHRTSGHCFLDLVEKEKETVVAKATGTIWNSNLTRILKKFRDTVGEELREGMKVLLLIEVRFHELYGLRLNIVDIDPSYTLGEFALTRKKILEKLEKEGLINKNKQLPFPLVPQHIAVVSSESSAGYEDFLNTLHNNPYGYKFSVALFTAYMQGEQAEESILSALRMCRNRVKNYDVLVIIRGGGDNIDLHCFDSYNLGKAIADFPIPVLSGIGHTRDETVVDIVSYKKMITPTATGEFIVKKTRSFEDMLEDSGSRLVSFTGNIIIEQKTFLANTAKQFNIFTDFFIHNVKQSFNTAISDFKNNVSKCIVSREFFLRHMPENIFSSIRLYMKAHINFLEKNEGKVVLMNPVNILKRGYSITFKEGRVIKDPQNIEKGDVIETYLYKGKIKSRVEEKNG is encoded by the coding sequence ATGGCAACTGAGATATTAACATTAAGGGAGTTTCTTGAGCAGGTCAGAAATGTGTTTGAAGTGGCATATCCATTACAGTATAAAATCACAGCGGAGATAGCACGGCTCAACATCCACCGTACATCAGGGCATTGCTTCCTTGACCTCGTAGAAAAGGAGAAAGAAACAGTTGTTGCAAAAGCCACAGGGACCATCTGGAATAGTAATCTTACCAGGATACTTAAAAAATTCAGAGATACAGTGGGAGAAGAACTGAGAGAGGGAATGAAGGTCCTTCTACTTATAGAAGTACGTTTTCATGAATTATATGGGTTAAGGTTGAATATAGTGGATATAGACCCTTCCTATACATTGGGAGAATTTGCCCTGACACGTAAGAAAATCCTTGAAAAACTTGAAAAAGAAGGGCTCATTAATAAAAATAAGCAACTTCCTTTTCCTCTGGTTCCTCAGCATATAGCAGTTGTATCTTCAGAGTCATCAGCCGGCTATGAGGATTTTCTTAACACGCTTCATAATAACCCGTACGGGTATAAATTTTCTGTTGCACTTTTCACCGCATATATGCAGGGAGAACAGGCAGAAGAATCTATCCTGTCTGCTTTGAGGATGTGCAGAAATAGAGTAAAAAATTATGATGTTCTTGTTATTATCAGAGGGGGAGGAGATAATATAGACCTACACTGTTTTGACAGTTATAATTTAGGGAAAGCAATCGCTGACTTCCCTATACCGGTGCTTTCAGGTATAGGACATACCCGTGATGAGACCGTTGTAGATATTGTTTCTTATAAAAAGATGATAACACCTACTGCTACAGGAGAGTTTATTGTAAAAAAAACAAGGAGTTTTGAAGATATGCTGGAAGATTCAGGTAGCCGTCTTGTAAGTTTTACAGGTAATATCATTATTGAACAGAAGACATTTTTGGCAAATACTGCAAAACAATTTAATATATTTACTGATTTTTTTATTCATAATGTAAAACAGAGTTTCAATACCGCTATATCAGATTTCAAGAATAATGTTTCAAAATGTATCGTTTCAAGGGAGTTCTTTTTAAGACATATGCCGGAAAATATATTTTCTTCTATACGATTGTATATGAAGGCACATATAAATTTTCTTGAAAAAAATGAAGGGAAAGTAGTGCTGATGAATCCTGTAAATATATTAAAAAGGGGGTATAGCATTACATTTAAAGAAGGCAGGGTTATAAAGGACCCGCAGAATATAGAAAAAGGAGACGTAATAGAAACATATCTGTATAAGGGAAAAATAAAAAGCAGAGTGGAGGAGAAAAATGGTTGA
- the gltX gene encoding glutamate--tRNA ligase encodes MVRVRFAPSPTGYLHIGNARTALFNYLFARKNKGSFILRIEDTDTERSKKEYEAALIEDLKWIGLDWDEGPDIGGNSGPYRQMERLDIYRDISEKLLKEGKAYRCYCSREEIEKRNVSAGKNASAGYDNRCRTLTEEDKKKYASEGRKPVVRFIVPEKNITVDDIIRGRVVFESQHLPDFVIMKSDGLPTFHFAVVVDDFLMEITHVIRGEDHLSNTPKHILLFEALNAPVPQFAHMSMTLGPDKTRLSKRHGATSVRAYRESGYLPEAFFNYISLLGWGTTDSQDIFSKEELIDAFSLERCQKASAVFDPEKLLWMNGYYIRKASPERLLELSIPFLKESGIVRDALSEYEKEYLEKAIALEQEKIKILKDMPYHIGFFVKEPNYEEEAVSKYLSEKGKKVLSEVLPVLEVCEHWSGSVIEEHVRKFCEENRYKPSDVFHPLRVAVSGKTKGPGLFEMLELLGKEKVIERLRRWI; translated from the coding sequence ATGGTAAGGGTAAGATTTGCTCCAAGTCCTACAGGTTATCTTCATATAGGGAATGCAAGAACAGCGCTTTTTAACTATCTTTTTGCGAGGAAAAACAAAGGTAGTTTTATTTTGAGGATAGAAGATACAGATACAGAGCGTTCTAAAAAGGAATATGAAGCCGCGCTGATAGAAGACCTTAAGTGGATAGGGCTTGACTGGGATGAAGGTCCTGATATTGGAGGTAATTCTGGTCCTTACAGACAGATGGAACGGCTTGATATATACAGAGATATATCTGAAAAATTATTAAAGGAAGGGAAGGCATATAGATGCTATTGTTCAAGAGAAGAGATAGAGAAAAGGAATGTATCAGCAGGTAAAAATGCCTCTGCTGGTTATGATAACCGATGCAGAACATTAACAGAAGAAGATAAGAAGAAATATGCATCAGAAGGTAGAAAACCAGTGGTACGGTTTATTGTTCCTGAAAAAAATATAACCGTTGATGATATTATCAGGGGGCGTGTTGTATTTGAAAGCCAGCACCTCCCTGATTTTGTTATAATGAAGTCAGATGGACTTCCTACATTTCATTTTGCTGTAGTAGTGGATGACTTCCTTATGGAAATCACCCATGTAATAAGAGGAGAAGACCATCTCTCAAATACACCCAAACATATCCTTCTTTTTGAAGCGCTGAATGCACCTGTACCACAGTTTGCTCATATGTCAATGACTCTCGGACCTGATAAAACCCGCTTAAGTAAAAGACATGGGGCTACATCTGTCAGGGCATATAGAGAATCAGGATATCTGCCAGAAGCATTCTTTAATTATATATCTCTGCTCGGATGGGGAACTACAGATAGCCAGGACATCTTCTCTAAGGAAGAGTTGATAGATGCTTTCTCTCTTGAAAGGTGTCAGAAAGCCAGTGCTGTCTTTGACCCTGAAAAACTTCTCTGGATGAATGGCTATTATATAAGGAAGGCTTCTCCTGAAAGGTTGTTAGAACTTTCCATTCCATTTCTCAAAGAGTCAGGTATTGTGAGAGATGCTTTATCGGAATATGAAAAAGAGTATCTTGAAAAAGCGATAGCACTGGAACAGGAAAAGATTAAGATACTGAAGGATATGCCGTACCACATAGGGTTCTTTGTCAAAGAGCCAAATTACGAGGAAGAAGCAGTGAGTAAATACCTCTCAGAGAAAGGGAAAAAAGTGCTTTCAGAGGTACTTCCAGTACTTGAAGTGTGTGAACACTGGTCAGGTTCGGTAATTGAAGAACATGTAAGAAAGTTCTGTGAAGAAAATAGATATAAACCATCTGATGTCTTTCATCCTTTAAGGGTTGCTGTAAGTGGAAAAACAAAAGGACCAGGACTTTTTGAAATGCTTGAACTACTGGGAAAAGAAAAAGTGATAGAACGGCTAAGGAGGTGGATATGA
- a CDS encoding D-lyxose/D-mannose family sugar isomerase, with translation MISKEKQEELKRRSLELLKKAGIVITEKEYENMEVVELELGIPEMIGAQIIVYENNDRYCAKELIMLPRQTCPEHRHPPISPSNPGKQETFRCRYGEVYLYVPGEPVKNPKAILKARKEYFTVWNEIILKPGDQYTLPPDTLHWFQAGDEGAIVSEFSSTSMDETDVFTDPDIKRV, from the coding sequence ATGATAAGCAAGGAAAAACAGGAGGAACTAAAAAGAAGGTCTCTTGAACTTTTGAAAAAGGCAGGTATTGTTATTACAGAGAAAGAATATGAAAATATGGAAGTGGTGGAGTTAGAACTGGGTATTCCTGAGATGATAGGTGCCCAGATAATCGTATATGAGAATAATGACAGATACTGTGCAAAAGAACTGATTATGCTGCCACGACAGACCTGTCCTGAACACAGACATCCACCAATTTCACCATCCAATCCAGGTAAACAGGAGACATTCAGGTGTAGATACGGAGAGGTGTATCTTTATGTCCCGGGTGAGCCGGTAAAAAATCCAAAAGCAATACTTAAAGCGAGAAAGGAATACTTTACTGTCTGGAATGAAATCATTTTAAAACCTGGGGACCAGTACACTTTACCACCTGATACACTACACTGGTTCCAGGCAGGGGATGAAGGTGCTATTGTTTCTGAATTTTCATCAACGAGTATGGATGAAACAGATGTTTTTACAGACCCTGATATAAAAAGGGTATAG